A single window of Oncorhynchus clarkii lewisi isolate Uvic-CL-2024 chromosome 10, UVic_Ocla_1.0, whole genome shotgun sequence DNA harbors:
- the LOC139419673 gene encoding CD209 antigen-like protein C isoform X1: MEIEEDIYANVEEIRVKDCNDLAAGYETLHQSPQAGTRLKHVNQNSQPWRMATVSLGLLCVVLLITVTSLSVHCECSTRMCTCVCIDARVCECVRMCVQERASRGKKTVVGVCSLLFSITDDEQYYRLSRLQTSYNNLTEEKLRLQRSVSEQEKKISELGPCPDGWRRHRCSCYYFSNNSKTWSESRQDCRERGADLLIINSREEQHFLNTLGGEMHFWIGLTDSEQEGIWKWVDGTTSTTTQFWREGEPNNAQGGENCAVFNSFRDTLGIIQSWNDQPCSLLIHWVCNYTPNVSS; encoded by the exons ATGGAGATAGAAGAGGACATCTATGCCAATGTTGAGGAGATCCGTGTGAAAGACTGTAATGATCTGGCTGCAGGTTACGAGACTTTACACCAGAGTCCACAGGCTGGAACAA GACTGAAGCATGTGAATCAGAACTCTCAGCCTTGGAGGATGGCTACAGTTTCCCTGGGACTGCTGTGTGTTGTCTTACTGATCACAGTCACAAGCCTCTCTGTGCACTGTGAGTGTTCAACTCGCATGTGTACCTGCGTGTGCATTGATGCGCGTGTTTGTGAatgcgtgcgcatgtgtgtgcaaGAACGAGCGAGCCGGGGAAAAAAAACGGTTGTTGGTGTGTGCTCTCTTCTCTTTTCAATCACAGATGATGAACAGTACTACAGACTGTCCAGACTCCAGACTtcatacaacaacctgactgaggAGAAACTCCGGCTGCAGAGGTCAGTTTCAGAGCAGGAGAAGAAGATATCAGAGCTTG GACCCTGTCCTGATGGCTGGAGGAGACACAGATGTAGCTGTTATTACTTCTCTAATAACAGTAAAACTTGGAGTGAGAGCAGACaagactgcagagagagaggagcagatcTGTTGATCATAAACAGCAGAGAGGAACAG CATTTTCTAAACACATTGGGGGGGGAAATGCATTtctggattggtctgactgactcaGAGCAGGAAGGGATCTGGAAATGGGTGGATGGAACAACATCAACCACAACACA GTTCTGGAGAGAAGGAGAGCCAAATAATGCCCAGGGGGGTGAGAACTGTGCAGTCTTCAACAGCTTCAGAGATACCCTGGGAATTATACAATCATGGAATGACCAGCCTTGCTCATTGCTTATCCATTGGGTATGCAACTACACACCTAACGTGTCCTCCTAA
- the LOC139418807 gene encoding ecto-ADP-ribosyltransferase 4-like isoform X1, with the protein MKYLAGVLLLLATMFTTVNSAEQCQCRSDEERLNTELSSVDDRYPTCREEMMGNITEGDLLTRERQASPSFSTAWSQAERCNVTVANLTDLHVTALTLYTNTYNRTFPLIFDVEARSMGPDANVYRRYFLFKSLHFLLTDALRLLIGREEAEAEAEQDGKGCLLVYANSRRGDNLRGEVGDQVRTGHFVLASTRRYSSSFDLTIRTCHGHLLPRSHSRHCRSSSGLNVLVPPYELFRVVAVKKVPNKWRRALTWHFYLESIGTMTKLNCAMTSAM; encoded by the exons ATGAAATACTTGGCAGGAGTCCTGTTGCTCTTGGCAACAATGTTCACTACAGTCAACAGTGCAGAG CAGTGCCAGTGTCGTAGTGATGAGGAGCGGTTGAACACGGAACTGAGCTCCGTGGACGACCGCTACCCGACGTGCAGGGAAGAGATGATGGGGAACATCACCGAAGGTGACCTGCTGACCAGGGAACGCCAGGCCAGCCCTTCTTTTTCCACCGCCTGGTCGCAAGCTGAACGCTGCAATGTGACGGTGGCGAACCTCACCGACCTCCATGTCACAGCGCTGACCCtctacacaaacacatacaaccGCACCTTCCCTTTGATCTTTGACGTGGAAGCTAGATCTATGGGCCCCGACGCCAATGTTTACCGCCGGTACTTCCTGTTCAAGTCCCTCCACTTCCTGCTGACCGATGCCCTGCGGCTCCTGATAGGGCGGGAGGAGGCGGAGGCAGAGGCGGAGCAGGATGGGAAGGGCTGCCTGCTGGTGTATGCTAACAGCAGGCGTGGGGACAACTTGCGAGGGGAGGTGGGGGATCAGGTGCGCACTGGGCACTTTGTCCTGGCATCCACGCGGCGGTACAGCTCCAGCTTTGACCTGACCATCCGGACGTGCCACGGGCACCTGCTGCCCCGCTCGCACTCACGTCACTGCCGCTCTTCTTCAGGCCTCAATGTGCTGGTGCCACCCTATGAGCTGTTCAGGGTGGTGGCGGTAAAGAAGGTACCTAACAAATGGAGAAGGGCTCTGACATGGCACTTCTACCTGGAGTCTATTGGCACTATGACCAAACTCAACTGCGCTATGACTTCTGCCATGTGA
- the LOC139418805 gene encoding protein NLRC3-like — translation MEDSGQQGVTLPHTEGERTAVTQRSKSVGGVRERLQSELRGRYTSLCDGTPAGQEVRSHSLTHSYVELLITEGNVQWHNDRHAATRPVRPPSDMPTANEEVMIKLDDILKPPLSPDRPQVKTVLTKGPAGSGKTVSVQKFVLNWAEDRANQDVDFLFVFPFSELNWLIGRSFSLSGLISLFHSSMTSESENPGLDLSQSKVVFILDGLDQFNLPLDFESISVESDINKEMPLPILLANLIWCQLLLPSAYVWVITRPAAANFIPIDFLPQQQCLTEIRGFDDTQKREFFRKRFGDQSLVHKAIALVMKAIALESSRNLCVLCQTPWCCEMLAAILENTEAGECVEIDTLTQLYTHFLLVRIGLKNDRNGEHSESIREVVRKLGKLAFRQQERGSLIFSESDVKECGIDVSKSSTFHRLCRPLFTGCEMYLEEMYCFAYTGIQDYLAALHVFLTYTNKRRNLLLQPTTLFDRLKGTFRRATLLDLHRCSVDRVLRNTHGTYDLFLCFILGLSTTPNQTLLDLACLGKGLKVTGSKVITEITAEYIKQAIKSEPYPQTTLALFRSLRELGDTSLGREVRRYLTSESRWGFLLEPDQCWELADMLWAGREMEREVFREMERLSWMHRMSMWGFWRMQTVLGDRHWQVY, via the exons ATGGAGGATTCTGGCCAACAGGGGGTGACCTTGCCACACACCGAGGGAGAACGTACAGCCGTTACTCAGAGGAGCAAGT cagTAGGAGGAGTCAGAGAGAGGCTCCAATCAGAGCTGAGAGGGAGATACACGTCATTGTGTGATGGAACCCCAGCAGGACAAGAGGTGCGGAGCCACTCCCTCACACACTCCTACGTTGAACTCCTCATCACCGAGGGCAACGTCCAATGGCACAACGACAGGCATGCTGCCACGCGACCCGTAAGACCACCATCAGATATGCCCACTGCTAATGAGGAAGTAATGATCAAGCTTGACGATATCTTGAAACCACCGCTATCTCCGGATCGCCCTCAAGTAAAAACCGTCCTGACGAAGGGACCCGCAGGCTCAGGAAAGACAGTGAGTGTCCAGAAGTTTGTTTTGAACTGGGCCGAGGACAGAGCCAATCAGGATGTCGACTTCTTGTTTGTCTTTCCCTTCAGTGAACTCAATTGGCTGATAGGACGGAGCTTCAGTCTGAGTGGCCTCATCAGCCTCTTCCATTCGTCCATGACATCGGAGAGCGAGAACCCCGGGCTGGATCTGAGTCAGTCTAAGGTGGTATTCATTTTGGACGGTTTGGACCAATTTAACCTTCCCCTGGACTTTGAAAGCATATCAGTAGAGTCTGACATCAATAAGGAGATGCCTTTGCCCATCCTCCTAGCGAACCTCATCTGGTGTCAGCTGCTTCTTCCCTCCGCCTACGTCTGGGTGATCACCAGGCCTGCGGCTGCCAATTTCATCCCCATCGACTTCCTCCCCCAACAACAGTGCTTGACGGAGATACGGGGCTTCGACGACACCCAGAAGAGGGAGTTCTTTAGAAAGAGGTTTGGCGATCAGAGTCTTGTGCACAAAGCTATCGCCCTAGTCATGAAAGCTATTGCCCTAGAGTCATCACGGAACCTCTGTGTCCTGTGCCAAACACCGTGGTGCTGTGAGATGTTGGCGGCCATTTTAGAAAACACTGAGGCGGGAGAGTGTGTCGAGATAGACACTCTGACGCAACTGTACACTCACTTTTTGCTTGTTCGGATTGGTTTGAAGAACGATCGAAATGGTGAACACTCAGAATCAATCAGAGAGGTCGTTCGTAAGCTTGGGAAGCTGGCTTTTCGACAACAGGAAAGAGGAAGCCTCATATTCAGTGAGAGCGATGTGAAGGAATGCGGAATCGACGTCTCTAAAAGTTCCACATTCCACAGGTTGTGTAGGCCGCTCTTCACAGGGTGTGAGATGTACCTGGAGGAAATGTACTGCTTTGCGTACACAGGCATTCAAGACTACCTAGCTGCCCTGCACGTGTTTCTCACCTACACAAATAAAAGGAGAAACCTACTACTCCAACCTACTACACTCTTTGATCGATTGAAAGGGACGTTCAGGAGAGCAACCCTTTTAGACCTCCACAGATGCTCCGTGGACAGGGTTTTACGGAACACGCACGGAACTTATGACCTCTTCCTCTGCTTCATCCTTGGCCTCTCAACAACACCCAACCAGACTCTCTTAGATCTAGCATGTCTAGGGAAAGGTTTAAAGGTCACAGGCTCTAAGGTGATCACAGAGATCACAGCAGAATACATTAAGCAGGCGATCAAGTCTGAGCCTTACCCTCAGACCACATTGGCGCTTTTCCGCAGTCTGCGGGAGCTAGGGGACACCTCGCTGGGCAGGGAGGTCCGACGCTACCTGACCTCCGAGTCCCGGTGGGGGTTCCTGCTGGAGCCCGACCAATGCTGGGAGCTGGCGGACATGCTTTGGGCaggcagggagatggagagggaagtGTTTAGGGAGATGGAACGTTTGAGTTGGATGCACCGAATGAGCATGTGGGGCTTTTGGAGGATGCAGACTGTACTGGGGGACAGACACTGGCAGGTCTACTAG
- the LOC139419673 gene encoding CD209 antigen-like protein C isoform X2: MEIEEDIYANVEEIRVKDCNDLAAGYETLHQSPQAGTRLKHVNQNSQPWRMATVSLGLLCVVLLITVTSLSVHYDEQYYRLSRLQTSYNNLTEEKLRLQRSVSEQEKKISELGPCPDGWRRHRCSCYYFSNNSKTWSESRQDCRERGADLLIINSREEQHFLNTLGGEMHFWIGLTDSEQEGIWKWVDGTTSTTTQFWREGEPNNAQGGENCAVFNSFRDTLGIIQSWNDQPCSLLIHWVCNYTPNVSS; encoded by the exons ATGGAGATAGAAGAGGACATCTATGCCAATGTTGAGGAGATCCGTGTGAAAGACTGTAATGATCTGGCTGCAGGTTACGAGACTTTACACCAGAGTCCACAGGCTGGAACAA GACTGAAGCATGTGAATCAGAACTCTCAGCCTTGGAGGATGGCTACAGTTTCCCTGGGACTGCTGTGTGTTGTCTTACTGATCACAGTCACAAGCCTCTCTGTGCACT ATGATGAACAGTACTACAGACTGTCCAGACTCCAGACTtcatacaacaacctgactgaggAGAAACTCCGGCTGCAGAGGTCAGTTTCAGAGCAGGAGAAGAAGATATCAGAGCTTG GACCCTGTCCTGATGGCTGGAGGAGACACAGATGTAGCTGTTATTACTTCTCTAATAACAGTAAAACTTGGAGTGAGAGCAGACaagactgcagagagagaggagcagatcTGTTGATCATAAACAGCAGAGAGGAACAG CATTTTCTAAACACATTGGGGGGGGAAATGCATTtctggattggtctgactgactcaGAGCAGGAAGGGATCTGGAAATGGGTGGATGGAACAACATCAACCACAACACA GTTCTGGAGAGAAGGAGAGCCAAATAATGCCCAGGGGGGTGAGAACTGTGCAGTCTTCAACAGCTTCAGAGATACCCTGGGAATTATACAATCATGGAATGACCAGCCTTGCTCATTGCTTATCCATTGGGTATGCAACTACACACCTAACGTGTCCTCCTAA
- the LOC139418807 gene encoding ecto-ADP-ribosyltransferase 4-like isoform X2: MKYLAGVLLLLATMFTTVNSAECQCRSDEERLNTELSSVDDRYPTCREEMMGNITEGDLLTRERQASPSFSTAWSQAERCNVTVANLTDLHVTALTLYTNTYNRTFPLIFDVEARSMGPDANVYRRYFLFKSLHFLLTDALRLLIGREEAEAEAEQDGKGCLLVYANSRRGDNLRGEVGDQVRTGHFVLASTRRYSSSFDLTIRTCHGHLLPRSHSRHCRSSSGLNVLVPPYELFRVVAVKKVPNKWRRALTWHFYLESIGTMTKLNCAMTSAM; encoded by the exons ATGAAATACTTGGCAGGAGTCCTGTTGCTCTTGGCAACAATGTTCACTACAGTCAACAGTGCAGAG TGCCAGTGTCGTAGTGATGAGGAGCGGTTGAACACGGAACTGAGCTCCGTGGACGACCGCTACCCGACGTGCAGGGAAGAGATGATGGGGAACATCACCGAAGGTGACCTGCTGACCAGGGAACGCCAGGCCAGCCCTTCTTTTTCCACCGCCTGGTCGCAAGCTGAACGCTGCAATGTGACGGTGGCGAACCTCACCGACCTCCATGTCACAGCGCTGACCCtctacacaaacacatacaaccGCACCTTCCCTTTGATCTTTGACGTGGAAGCTAGATCTATGGGCCCCGACGCCAATGTTTACCGCCGGTACTTCCTGTTCAAGTCCCTCCACTTCCTGCTGACCGATGCCCTGCGGCTCCTGATAGGGCGGGAGGAGGCGGAGGCAGAGGCGGAGCAGGATGGGAAGGGCTGCCTGCTGGTGTATGCTAACAGCAGGCGTGGGGACAACTTGCGAGGGGAGGTGGGGGATCAGGTGCGCACTGGGCACTTTGTCCTGGCATCCACGCGGCGGTACAGCTCCAGCTTTGACCTGACCATCCGGACGTGCCACGGGCACCTGCTGCCCCGCTCGCACTCACGTCACTGCCGCTCTTCTTCAGGCCTCAATGTGCTGGTGCCACCCTATGAGCTGTTCAGGGTGGTGGCGGTAAAGAAGGTACCTAACAAATGGAGAAGGGCTCTGACATGGCACTTCTACCTGGAGTCTATTGGCACTATGACCAAACTCAACTGCGCTATGACTTCTGCCATGTGA